The following are encoded together in the Hyalangium minutum genome:
- a CDS encoding amino acid ABC transporter ATP-binding protein yields the protein MSGPIIRVEGLRKSFGEREVLRGIDLEVAKGEVVVVIGPSGCGKSTLLRCLNYLEEPTQGRIWLRGELLGRQDRDGRLVPRPEAEVDRQRTHIGMVFQRFNLFPHMTALGNVIEAPLRVKRIPRDKAEALGLRLLERVGLLDRKDEYPARLSGGQQQRVAIARALAMEPEVMLFDEATSALDPELADEVLQVMQGLAREGMTMLVVTHEMGFAREVAHRVVVLDAGTVLEQGPPSVIFSQPSQPRTREFLHKVLHLRPE from the coding sequence ATGAGCGGGCCCATCATCCGAGTCGAGGGCCTGCGCAAGTCCTTCGGCGAGCGCGAGGTGCTCCGGGGCATCGACCTGGAGGTGGCCAAGGGCGAGGTCGTCGTCGTCATCGGGCCCAGCGGCTGTGGCAAGTCCACGCTCCTGCGCTGCCTCAACTACCTGGAGGAGCCCACGCAGGGGCGCATCTGGCTCCGGGGCGAGCTGCTCGGACGACAGGACCGGGACGGCCGGCTCGTGCCCCGCCCCGAGGCCGAAGTGGATCGGCAACGGACGCACATCGGCATGGTCTTCCAGCGCTTCAACCTGTTCCCGCACATGACGGCGCTGGGCAACGTCATCGAGGCCCCTCTGCGAGTGAAGCGGATACCCCGGGACAAGGCCGAGGCGCTCGGGCTGCGGCTGCTGGAGCGCGTGGGGCTGTTGGATCGGAAGGACGAGTACCCAGCCCGGCTCTCGGGAGGCCAGCAACAGCGCGTGGCCATTGCGCGCGCCCTGGCCATGGAGCCGGAGGTGATGCTCTTCGACGAGGCCACCTCGGCGCTGGACCCGGAGCTGGCGGACGAGGTGCTCCAGGTGATGCAGGGCCTGGCGCGCGAGGGCATGACGATGCTCGTCGTCACGCACGAGATGGGCTTTGCCCGGGAGGTGGCTCACCGCGTCGTCGTCCTGGACGCGGGCACGGTGCTGGAGCAAGGCCCACCGTCGGTCATCTTCTCCCAGCCGTCCCAGCCGAGGACCCGCGAGTTCCTCCACAAGGTGCTTCACCTCCGTCCAGAATAG
- a CDS encoding cytochrome c3 family protein — protein sequence MKSVGERLRSPYVVWGVGLGVVALVAGLALLATAAEVRTPVELSPVPYSGSASCRPCHPDHYESWRRTFHRTMTQEATSEAVQGDFSGVSFTYAGVTSRFFRDGERYVIETLDGEGRLRRQEVARTVGSRRVQQYLVREADRYMRLPVAWDIEARRWFHLAGGFLDPDGTDFNAHRALWNANCIFCHNVKARPGYDWQRKQFDSHVAELGIACEACHGPGETHVSRNAFPVRRYYLHYSGKVDPSIVNPARLEPLQRIQVCGHCHGQRMPSPVERIREFLSQGDPYTAGDNLSSYTRPLYKESHLEGVDVALRFWGDGTPRLTAYEYQGLLMSKDFQKGGLTCQHCHSMHGGDPKGMITEEKRGPAACQECHPSIVAKAAEHSRHREGSTGTDCYACHMPKMAYGIMRIHPTHRIQVPDPSRAWRHEMPEACTLCHTDRSVKWAAQNLKQQQGQPAPELPTDSSFEVAESVRTLLSGDVVQRAVAATALGEKRSATGSPLARLWAVPFLLQGMEDDYASIRRMSWLSLETLVGRAGEVKPAVATSAAQLPRFAPQATPEERQQVVRSWRQWWAALDKGDIPRPDPAVPLDAALEPLPATVEQLLRKRAAQPPIQIGE from the coding sequence ATGAAGTCCGTTGGCGAGCGCCTGCGCAGCCCCTACGTGGTGTGGGGCGTTGGGCTCGGGGTCGTGGCCCTGGTGGCCGGCCTCGCGCTGCTCGCCACCGCCGCAGAGGTGCGCACGCCGGTGGAGCTGAGCCCCGTGCCGTACTCGGGCTCCGCGTCGTGCCGGCCGTGCCATCCGGACCACTACGAGAGCTGGCGCCGCACGTTCCACCGGACGATGACACAAGAGGCCACGTCCGAGGCGGTGCAGGGCGACTTCAGCGGGGTGAGCTTCACGTACGCGGGGGTGACGTCCCGGTTCTTCCGAGACGGGGAGCGCTACGTCATCGAGACGCTGGACGGCGAGGGCCGCCTGCGCCGCCAGGAGGTGGCGCGCACGGTGGGCTCGCGGCGTGTGCAGCAGTACCTGGTGCGCGAGGCGGACCGCTACATGCGCCTGCCGGTGGCGTGGGACATCGAGGCACGGCGCTGGTTCCACCTGGCGGGCGGTTTTCTGGATCCGGATGGCACGGACTTCAACGCGCACCGGGCGCTGTGGAACGCCAACTGCATTTTCTGTCACAACGTGAAGGCGCGCCCAGGCTACGACTGGCAGCGCAAGCAGTTCGACAGCCACGTGGCGGAGCTCGGTATTGCCTGCGAGGCCTGCCACGGACCGGGCGAGACACATGTGTCCCGCAACGCGTTTCCGGTGCGGCGCTACTACCTGCACTACTCGGGCAAGGTGGATCCGTCGATCGTCAACCCGGCGCGGCTGGAGCCGCTGCAGCGCATCCAGGTCTGCGGCCACTGCCACGGCCAGCGCATGCCGTCTCCGGTGGAGCGCATCCGCGAGTTCCTCTCCCAGGGAGACCCGTACACGGCGGGGGACAACCTCTCGAGCTACACGCGCCCTCTCTATAAGGAGAGCCACCTGGAGGGCGTGGACGTGGCGCTGCGCTTCTGGGGCGATGGGACGCCGCGCCTCACGGCCTACGAGTACCAGGGCCTGCTGATGTCCAAGGACTTCCAGAAGGGCGGGCTGACGTGCCAGCACTGCCACAGCATGCACGGTGGAGACCCGAAGGGGATGATCACCGAGGAGAAGCGCGGGCCCGCGGCGTGCCAGGAGTGCCACCCGTCCATCGTGGCCAAGGCTGCCGAGCACAGCCGGCACCGCGAGGGCTCCACCGGCACGGACTGCTACGCCTGCCACATGCCGAAGATGGCGTACGGCATCATGCGCATCCACCCCACGCACCGGATCCAGGTGCCGGATCCCTCGCGGGCTTGGCGCCACGAGATGCCGGAAGCGTGCACGCTCTGCCACACGGACCGGAGCGTGAAGTGGGCGGCGCAGAACCTGAAGCAGCAGCAGGGGCAGCCGGCTCCGGAGCTGCCCACGGACTCTTCGTTCGAGGTGGCCGAGAGCGTGAGGACGCTCCTGTCTGGGGACGTGGTGCAGCGCGCGGTGGCGGCGACGGCGTTGGGCGAGAAGCGCAGCGCCACGGGCTCGCCGCTGGCCCGGCTGTGGGCCGTGCCCTTCCTCTTGCAGGGGATGGAGGATGACTATGCGTCCATCCGGCGGATGTCGTGGCTCTCGCTGGAGACGCTGGTGGGACGGGCGGGAGAGGTGAAGCCCGCGGTGGCCACCTCGGCGGCGCAGCTGCCGCGCTTCGCGCCCCAGGCCACGCCCGAGGAGCGCCAGCAGGTGGTGCGCAGCTGGCGGCAGTGGTGGGCGGCGCTGGACAAGGGTGATATTCCCCGCCCGGACCCGGCGGTGCCGCTGGATGCCGCGCTCGAGCCTCTGCCCGCTACGGTCGAGCAGCTCTTGCGGAAGCGCGCGGCGCAACCTCCCATCCAGATAGGCGAGTGA
- a CDS encoding S8 family serine peptidase, with protein sequence MLGLVGMLSLLGCEGSGNTSEPQSESVSAEQLTHKVQLTAKQAQELRERGAAVHEIADYGAFKLVQVDDKALASLPEGAELRDDYNDILLNAGTIDTASEHGQGLRGVKQQAATGKRFHLVQFAGPIQPEWYQQLEATGARIVSYIPNNAYLVYGSAPSLNSLQGLSDKAKIVQWNGEYLNDYKLHRNVQTSTSETFEVQLIKDEEANEETLELIRRLQSQSGTIQEALGYVNVHTYLKVNDLYQIATRPDVLSIQPRPMPRKFDERQNMIISGNLTGTQPNGPTWLAWLASKGFTQAQFTASGFGVDVTDSGVDNANPAAPNHFGLYTSGIVTSPSRLMYARLEGTANTGSTIQGCDGHGNLNTHIIGGYSNLTGAPFEDSAGFNYGVGVAPFVKFGSSVIFDPGTFTNPNYENLQSRAYRDGMRISSNSWGASTSAYTTDAQRYDALVRDAQPATSAVPAAGNQEMVIVFAAGNDGSTAGSVGSPGTAKNVITAGASENVQAFGGADQCGTTDAEANSAMDIVAFSSRGPTADGRKKPDLMAPGTHVSGGVAQAALSANPPTGNGGALSCFNATGVCAGPNSSNFFPVGQQWYTASSGTSHSTPAIAGGAALVRQYFINQGMAPPSAAMTKAFLMNSARYMTGTSANDTLWSNNQGMGLMDLGMGFDGVPRLLDDQSAANLFTATGQTRTFNGVIADTTKPFRVTLAWTDAPGSTTGSAWKNNLDLVVTLGSNTYKGNVFTGANSVTGGSADASNNVESVFLPAGTSGPFTVTVTATNINSDGVPNNASSLDQDFALIAYNTCQTAPPSLSDVAATATADNSVTVTWTGNGADSYNVYRATTAGGPYTRLNTAPVTGTSFVDNNVSGTITYYYVVRGVLCAEAPNSNEASVTATGTCALPPTFTGATNATSAGTSTCANTVAWAAATPTCGGSLTYSVYRSTTSGFTPSGANRIATGVTGSSYADDQGVVAGTRYYYVVRATETGGATVEETNTVERSALGSGSASVGVRFFDDFDGNRPANAAAYYLTSGTAGTFNLTTGCHWQSSNKSYRFGAAATTCGGTYGTSVQSVLSLGGNGSTAGINGFAIPSTATGAQMTFNVWYQLEASYDGVWLAYSTTGATGPWTAVGETSSTTAPYITATSYDGTIGGVTNRVWTTQTAGAAANGALKAVTVNLNPLAGRTVWFAFQTYTDTSVVYEGFYVDDIRINAEGYTACTTNTPPAGPAASYTVTGLPTTVAAGTQTTFTLTAKDSLGQTATGYTGSAIFTSSDTQAVLPASVSFTAGVATNVPVTFKTAGTRTLTAKDSAAPAITGSGSTSVTAGTAASLAFTAQPSNTVAGASITPAVKVSLADAYGNPITSGTNSVTIALGNNPGGGTLSGTTTATMAAGVATFSNLSINKAGVGYTLTASSGTLTSATSAAFNITGGPAASLTFLTQPSNGTAGVPLTPAVQVALLDAFGNRASGNNNVTVALGTNPTSSPLTGTTTVAAVDGVATFSDVALTKAGSGYKLDASSGTLTGVTSTAFDIAAAAPYRVLITQQPSDIVAGGTLTPAVKVALYDRYGNAATLATTAVSVSLGTNPSGGTLSGSTTIPAAGGVATFSNLSVDRVGSNYTLVAGASGLVADMSVGFNVLAGPPAALAFTASPSGNVTAGSAFTARVAVRDAGGNLVTGTPVQVTLALGNASGATLSGTTTATTVNGVATFTGLSVNQAGAGYSLLANASGLVSATSPDFNVVPGLVSALAFQVQPGNASAGAAIAPAVEVALKDAQGNTVTSSSASITVSLGANPAGGTLSGTRTINALNGVATFEGLSVNKAGTGYTLKASAGAINTPSSSFDVAAGPAARLSFRAAPASGTAGAVLGSVQVELQDAQGNLLTGSTSQVSLSLGGATGGTLNGTTTVAAVGGVATFDTLAIEHAATGYTLTASTAGVPNLTSGAFDIAPAAAARLVFTTQPSNSAAGAPITPAVKVALQDAYGNPVTSVPQSVTLDLVSNAAGGTLSGTTTVATVNGVATFGDLSIARAGTGYTLTASAGTLTGATSSAFDVATGGVARLVFKLAPANTTAGTPLSTTSVELQDAQGNRVDSSASITLSLTGGQGGTLGGTTTVAAINGVATFGALSIHQAGVGYQLVAHGAGAPDATSTAFDVAHGPVAALVLTVQPGNTAAGTSIAPAVRVTLKDAFGNVATSATDAVTVALGSNPRNGTLSGTKTVNATSGVATFANLSIDKKGTGYTLTASSGALPTVTSTAFDITNGHGPKLVFRTVTSQVTAGEALPAIEVELQDALGNPFDDASFNVTLSLGENTVAGQLYGRATVASAGGVAKFEGMNLRKAGNGYTLVATAQGFEGATSTAFTVDPAVAASFALTFPASVTAGHEATLSAIAYDAYGNLASNYSGTVMVTSSDPAAPAGFNERWIHGVLRSLQLILKTSGPQRITLTDTENTALTATAQLNVTPFAQPTVTVTDPAGGTNVSGSVNINATAAVAPGTTVAKLQLFVDGKEIASGTEATLAGTWNSSDAEGGSHVITAVVTDGAGNMVTSAPVVVFTESGCGCGATSSTDAAVYLGLLLLAHYAFGRRRKQSAV encoded by the coding sequence GTGCTCGGGCTGGTCGGAATGCTTTCGCTGTTGGGCTGTGAGGGCTCGGGGAACACGTCCGAGCCGCAGTCCGAGAGCGTCAGTGCGGAGCAGCTCACGCACAAGGTGCAGCTCACCGCGAAGCAGGCGCAGGAGCTGCGGGAGCGCGGCGCCGCCGTTCACGAGATCGCTGACTACGGTGCATTCAAGCTGGTGCAGGTGGATGACAAGGCGCTGGCCTCGCTGCCCGAGGGCGCCGAGCTCCGCGACGACTACAACGACATCCTGCTGAACGCGGGCACCATCGACACCGCGTCCGAGCACGGTCAGGGGCTGCGCGGCGTCAAGCAGCAGGCCGCCACGGGCAAGCGCTTCCACCTGGTGCAGTTTGCCGGCCCCATCCAGCCCGAGTGGTACCAGCAGCTGGAGGCCACGGGCGCGCGGATCGTCTCGTACATCCCGAACAACGCCTACCTCGTGTACGGCAGCGCCCCCTCGCTCAACTCCCTGCAGGGTCTGTCCGACAAGGCGAAGATCGTCCAGTGGAACGGCGAGTACCTGAACGACTACAAGCTCCACCGCAACGTCCAGACGTCCACCTCGGAGACGTTCGAGGTGCAGCTCATCAAGGATGAGGAGGCCAACGAGGAGACGCTGGAGCTCATCCGCCGCCTGCAGTCCCAGAGCGGGACGATCCAGGAGGCCCTCGGCTACGTGAACGTGCACACGTACCTGAAGGTGAACGATCTCTACCAGATCGCCACTCGCCCGGACGTGCTGTCCATTCAGCCGCGCCCCATGCCGCGCAAGTTCGACGAGCGGCAGAACATGATCATCTCCGGCAACCTCACCGGCACGCAGCCCAACGGGCCGACGTGGCTGGCGTGGTTGGCCTCCAAGGGCTTCACCCAGGCGCAGTTCACCGCATCCGGCTTTGGCGTGGACGTGACGGACAGCGGCGTGGACAACGCCAACCCGGCGGCGCCCAACCACTTCGGGCTCTACACGAGCGGCATCGTCACCAGCCCAAGCCGCCTGATGTACGCGCGCCTCGAGGGCACGGCCAACACGGGCAGCACCATCCAGGGCTGCGACGGCCACGGCAACCTGAACACGCACATCATCGGCGGCTACTCCAACCTCACGGGTGCGCCGTTCGAGGACTCGGCGGGCTTCAACTACGGCGTGGGCGTGGCACCCTTCGTGAAGTTCGGCTCGTCCGTCATCTTCGACCCGGGCACCTTCACCAACCCCAACTACGAGAACCTGCAGTCCCGCGCGTACCGCGACGGCATGCGCATCAGCTCCAACAGCTGGGGCGCCAGCACCAGCGCTTACACCACGGACGCGCAGCGCTATGACGCGCTGGTGCGTGACGCGCAGCCGGCCACCTCGGCCGTGCCTGCCGCGGGCAACCAGGAGATGGTCATCGTCTTCGCGGCCGGTAACGACGGCTCCACCGCGGGCTCGGTGGGCAGCCCCGGCACCGCGAAGAACGTCATCACCGCGGGCGCTTCCGAGAACGTGCAGGCCTTTGGCGGCGCGGACCAGTGCGGCACGACGGATGCCGAGGCCAACAGCGCCATGGACATCGTCGCCTTCTCCAGCCGCGGTCCCACGGCGGATGGCCGCAAGAAGCCGGACCTGATGGCGCCGGGCACGCACGTGTCTGGTGGCGTGGCCCAGGCGGCGCTCTCCGCCAACCCGCCAACGGGCAACGGTGGCGCGCTCAGCTGCTTCAACGCCACGGGCGTGTGCGCGGGCCCCAACTCCAGCAACTTCTTCCCGGTGGGCCAACAGTGGTACACGGCCTCCTCGGGTACCTCGCACTCCACGCCGGCCATCGCTGGCGGCGCGGCCTTGGTGCGCCAGTACTTCATCAACCAGGGAATGGCCCCGCCGAGCGCGGCGATGACGAAGGCCTTCCTGATGAACTCGGCCCGCTACATGACGGGCACCAGCGCCAATGACACCCTGTGGTCCAACAACCAGGGCATGGGCCTGATGGACCTGGGCATGGGGTTCGACGGCGTGCCCCGCCTGCTGGACGACCAGAGCGCGGCCAACCTCTTCACCGCCACGGGCCAGACGCGCACCTTTAATGGCGTCATCGCGGACACCACCAAGCCGTTCCGCGTCACCCTGGCGTGGACGGACGCGCCGGGCTCCACCACCGGCAGCGCGTGGAAGAACAACCTGGACCTGGTGGTGACGCTGGGCAGCAACACCTATAAGGGCAACGTCTTCACCGGGGCCAACTCGGTGACGGGCGGCTCGGCGGACGCCTCCAACAACGTGGAGAGTGTGTTCCTGCCCGCGGGCACCTCCGGTCCCTTCACCGTGACGGTGACGGCGACGAACATCAACTCGGACGGCGTGCCGAACAACGCCTCCTCGCTGGACCAGGACTTCGCCCTCATTGCCTACAACACGTGCCAGACCGCGCCTCCGTCGCTCTCGGACGTGGCGGCCACGGCCACGGCGGACAACAGCGTCACCGTGACGTGGACGGGCAACGGCGCGGACTCCTACAACGTCTATCGCGCCACCACGGCGGGCGGCCCGTACACGCGCCTGAACACCGCGCCGGTGACGGGCACCAGCTTCGTGGACAACAACGTCTCGGGCACCATCACCTACTATTACGTGGTGCGCGGCGTGCTGTGCGCCGAGGCCCCCAACTCCAACGAGGCCTCCGTCACGGCGACGGGCACGTGCGCCCTGCCGCCCACCTTCACGGGCGCCACCAACGCGACGAGCGCCGGCACTTCGACGTGCGCCAACACCGTGGCCTGGGCCGCGGCCACGCCCACCTGCGGCGGCTCGCTGACCTACTCGGTCTACCGCAGCACCACCTCGGGCTTCACTCCGTCCGGCGCCAACCGTATCGCCACGGGCGTCACGGGCAGCAGCTACGCGGACGACCAGGGCGTCGTCGCCGGGACGCGGTACTACTACGTGGTCCGCGCCACGGAGACAGGCGGGGCCACCGTGGAGGAGACGAACACCGTGGAGCGCTCGGCCCTGGGCTCGGGCTCGGCGTCGGTGGGCGTCCGCTTCTTCGACGACTTCGACGGCAACCGCCCGGCCAACGCAGCCGCCTACTACCTCACCTCGGGAACGGCGGGCACGTTCAACCTCACCACGGGCTGCCACTGGCAGTCTTCCAACAAGTCGTACCGCTTCGGCGCGGCAGCCACCACGTGCGGCGGCACCTATGGCACCAGCGTCCAGTCGGTGCTGTCGCTGGGCGGCAACGGCTCCACGGCCGGCATCAACGGCTTCGCCATCCCGTCCACGGCGACCGGCGCGCAGATGACGTTCAACGTCTGGTACCAGCTCGAGGCGAGCTACGACGGCGTCTGGCTGGCCTACAGCACCACGGGTGCGACCGGTCCCTGGACCGCCGTGGGTGAGACGTCGAGCACCACGGCGCCGTACATCACCGCCACCAGCTACGACGGCACGATCGGCGGAGTGACCAACCGGGTCTGGACGACCCAGACCGCGGGCGCGGCTGCCAATGGGGCGCTGAAGGCCGTCACCGTGAACCTGAACCCGCTGGCGGGACGGACGGTGTGGTTCGCGTTCCAGACCTACACGGACACCTCCGTCGTCTACGAGGGCTTCTACGTGGACGACATCCGCATCAACGCGGAAGGGTACACCGCCTGCACCACCAACACGCCTCCCGCAGGTCCGGCCGCGTCGTACACGGTGACGGGTCTGCCGACCACGGTGGCGGCGGGTACGCAGACCACATTCACCCTCACGGCCAAGGACTCGCTGGGCCAGACGGCCACCGGCTACACCGGCTCGGCGATCTTCACCAGCTCGGACACGCAGGCGGTGCTGCCGGCCTCGGTGAGCTTCACCGCAGGCGTGGCCACCAACGTCCCCGTCACCTTCAAGACGGCGGGCACCCGGACCCTCACCGCGAAGGACTCGGCCGCCCCGGCCATCACCGGCAGCGGGAGCACCTCGGTCACCGCAGGCACGGCGGCGAGCCTGGCCTTCACGGCCCAGCCCTCCAACACCGTGGCGGGCGCCTCCATCACCCCGGCGGTGAAGGTGAGCCTGGCGGATGCGTACGGCAACCCGATCACCTCGGGCACCAACAGCGTGACGATCGCGCTGGGCAACAACCCGGGCGGTGGCACGCTGAGCGGCACCACCACCGCGACGATGGCGGCGGGTGTGGCCACCTTCAGCAACCTGTCCATCAACAAGGCAGGCGTGGGCTACACGCTGACGGCCAGCTCGGGGACGCTCACCAGCGCCACCAGCGCCGCCTTCAACATCACCGGGGGCCCGGCGGCCAGCCTCACGTTCCTGACGCAGCCGTCCAACGGCACGGCGGGCGTACCGCTCACCCCGGCGGTGCAGGTCGCCCTGCTGGACGCGTTCGGCAACCGCGCCTCCGGCAACAACAACGTCACCGTCGCGCTGGGCACCAACCCGACCAGCAGCCCGCTCACCGGCACCACCACGGTGGCGGCCGTCGACGGCGTGGCGACGTTCAGCGACGTGGCGCTCACCAAGGCGGGCTCGGGCTACAAGCTGGATGCCAGCTCGGGGACGCTCACAGGCGTGACGAGCACCGCGTTCGACATCGCCGCGGCGGCGCCGTACCGGGTGCTCATCACCCAGCAGCCGAGTGACATCGTCGCGGGCGGCACCCTCACCCCGGCCGTCAAGGTGGCGCTGTACGACCGCTACGGCAACGCGGCGACGCTGGCCACGACGGCGGTGTCAGTGTCGCTGGGAACCAACCCCTCGGGCGGGACGCTGAGCGGCAGCACGACGATCCCCGCGGCGGGCGGCGTGGCCACCTTCAGCAACCTGTCGGTGGACCGCGTGGGCTCCAACTACACCCTGGTGGCGGGCGCCAGCGGCCTGGTGGCGGACATGAGCGTGGGCTTCAACGTCCTCGCCGGTCCTCCGGCGGCGCTGGCCTTCACGGCCTCACCCTCGGGCAACGTCACCGCGGGCTCGGCCTTCACGGCCCGGGTGGCGGTGCGTGACGCGGGCGGCAACCTGGTAACGGGCACGCCGGTGCAGGTGACGCTGGCTCTGGGCAACGCCTCGGGCGCCACCCTGAGCGGCACCACCACGGCGACCACCGTCAACGGCGTGGCCACCTTCACGGGCCTCTCCGTCAACCAGGCGGGCGCGGGCTACTCACTGCTGGCGAACGCCTCGGGCCTGGTGTCCGCGACGTCTCCGGACTTCAACGTGGTGCCGGGTCTGGTCTCCGCGCTGGCCTTCCAGGTCCAGCCGGGCAACGCCTCGGCGGGTGCGGCCATTGCTCCCGCGGTCGAGGTGGCGCTCAAGGATGCCCAGGGCAACACGGTGACGTCGTCCAGCGCCAGCATCACGGTGTCGCTGGGCGCCAACCCGGCCGGCGGCACGTTGAGCGGCACGAGGACGATCAACGCCCTCAACGGCGTGGCCACCTTCGAGGGCCTGAGCGTAAACAAGGCCGGTACGGGCTACACGCTGAAGGCCTCTGCGGGCGCCATCAACACCCCGAGCAGCAGCTTCGACGTGGCGGCGGGTCCGGCGGCGCGGCTGAGCTTCCGCGCGGCTCCGGCCAGCGGCACGGCGGGTGCGGTGCTCGGCTCCGTCCAAGTGGAGCTGCAGGATGCGCAAGGCAACCTGCTCACCGGCTCCACGTCGCAGGTGTCCCTGAGCCTGGGCGGTGCGACGGGCGGTACGCTGAACGGCACCACCACGGTGGCGGCGGTGGGCGGTGTGGCCACCTTCGACACGCTGGCCATCGAGCACGCGGCCACGGGCTACACGCTGACAGCCAGCACGGCGGGCGTGCCGAACCTCACCAGCGGCGCGTTCGACATCGCTCCGGCGGCGGCGGCGCGGCTGGTCTTCACCACGCAGCCGAGCAACAGCGCGGCAGGCGCCCCCATCACCCCGGCGGTGAAGGTGGCCCTGCAGGATGCCTACGGGAACCCCGTGACGAGCGTGCCCCAGAGCGTCACGCTGGACCTGGTGTCCAACGCCGCGGGCGGCACGCTGAGCGGCACCACCACGGTGGCGACCGTCAACGGCGTGGCCACCTTCGGTGACCTGTCCATCGCTCGGGCGGGCACGGGCTACACGCTGACGGCCTCGGCGGGCACGCTCACGGGCGCGACCAGCTCGGCCTTCGACGTGGCGACGGGTGGCGTGGCGCGGCTGGTGTTCAAGCTGGCGCCAGCGAACACGACGGCGGGCACGCCGCTGTCCACCACCTCCGTGGAGCTGCAGGACGCGCAGGGCAACCGCGTGGACTCGTCGGCCAGCATCACCCTGTCGCTCACGGGCGGCCAGGGTGGCACGCTGGGCGGCACCACCACGGTGGCGGCCATCAACGGCGTGGCCACCTTCGGTGCTCTGTCCATCCATCAGGCCGGCGTGGGCTACCAGCTGGTGGCGCACGGGGCCGGGGCGCCGGACGCCACGAGCACGGCGTTCGACGTGGCCCACGGTCCGGTGGCGGCCCTGGTGCTCACGGTGCAGCCGGGCAACACGGCGGCGGGCACGTCCATTGCTCCCGCGGTCCGGGTGACGCTGAAGGACGCCTTCGGCAACGTGGCCACCAGCGCCACGGACGCCGTCACGGTGGCCCTGGGCAGCAACCCGCGCAACGGCACGCTGTCGGGCACGAAGACGGTCAACGCCACCAGCGGCGTGGCCACCTTCGCCAACCTGTCCATCGACAAGAAGGGCACGGGCTACACGCTCACGGCGAGCTCCGGCGCGCTGCCCACGGTGACGAGCACGGCGTTCGACATCACCAACGGCCACGGTCCGAAGCTGGTCTTCCGCACCGTGACGTCGCAGGTGACGGCGGGCGAGGCGCTGCCCGCCATCGAGGTGGAGCTGCAGGACGCGCTGGGCAACCCGTTCGACGATGCCTCGTTCAACGTGACGCTGAGCCTGGGTGAGAACACGGTGGCGGGCCAGCTCTACGGCCGCGCGACGGTGGCCTCGGCGGGCGGCGTGGCGAAGTTCGAGGGTATGAACCTGCGCAAGGCGGGCAATGGCTACACGCTGGTGGCCACGGCCCAGGGTTTCGAGGGTGCGACGAGCACGGCCTTCACGGTGGATCCGGCGGTGGCGGCCAGCTTCGCGCTGACGTTCCCGGCCAGCGTGACGGCGGGCCATGAGGCGACGCTCTCCGCGATCGCCTACGACGCCTACGGCAACTTGGCTTCCAACTACTCGGGCACAGTGATGGTGACGAGTTCCGACCCAGCGGCCCCCGCCGGCTTCAACGAGAGGTGGATCCACGGCGTTCTCAGGAGTCTCCAACTCATCCTCAAGACCTCGGGGCCGCAGCGCATCACGTTGACGGACACCGAGAATACGGCGCTCACGGCGACGGCGCAGTTGAACGTGACGCCGTTCGCTCAGCCCACGGTGACGGTAACGGATCCGGCGGGTGGCACGAACGTCTCCGGCTCGGTCAACATCAATGCCACGGCGGCGGTGGCGCCGGGCACCACGGTGGCCAAGCTGCAGCTCTTCGTGGACGGCAAGGAGATCGCCAGCGGCACCGAGGCGACGCTCGCCGGCACGTGGAACAGCTCGGACGCCGAGGGTGGCTCGCACGTCATCACCGCAGTCGTCACGGATGGGGCGGGCAACATGGTGACGTCCGCTCCGGTGGTGGTCTTCACCGAGTCGGGCTGCGGCTGCGGCGCCACCTCGAGCACCGACGCCGCGGTGTACCTGGGCCTGCTGCTCCTGGCGCACTACGCCTTCGGGCGGCGCCGCAAGCAGAGCGCGGTGTAA